The stretch of DNA AAGGAAAAAAAAACAATCCCACAGCTCATGAAGATTATAAGAACGCTATAAAAAAATTTCGTAGCGAATATGGAATCCAATCTCATTTTCTAGCGGGTTATAGCGCAGGCTTTAACAAGGGATATCGTTCCGGGTTTTCCCTGGGGAAAGAATCACCCGTCAAAGAGAAGAAAAAATCGGAGGGAAATACGAAAGAGAGTACCCCTCCCAAAAAAGTTATCCGAGATAAAAAATTTAACCCCGCAGACGATGCTCTCTAAAAATTATACGAGGTGACCGGTGGCACATTGGCAAGCTGTATTGTTGGGTATCATGCAAGGTCTGGGCGAGTTCTTACCCATTTCCAGTTCTGCACATTTAGTAATCACTCCGTGGCTATTCAAATTTGAAGATCCCGGCCTTACCTTCGATGTGGCTCTTCATTTTGGAACTTTGCTGGCTATTCTTTTTTATTTCTGGAGAGATTGGCTGGAGCTTTTTAAGGCCGCATTTAGTTCCATTACGAAAAAACGGGCCCATTACACACACTCTGAAAAATTATTCTGGTACATCCTCTTTGCCACTATTCCCGGTGCAGTGATAGGGAAAATTTTTGAAAAACAGGCCGAAGAACTTTTTCGTTCTCCCCTACTCATTGCACTCACTATGAGCTTGATGGGGATTTTACTCTTGGTGGCTGATTCTGTGAGTCAAAAAAGAAAAAGTGGAGATCAGATTGGTTTTATCGATGCCTGTTTGATCGGGCTCTCACAAGCCTTGGCAATTATTCCAGGGGTTTCACGCTCAGGAGTTACTATTACCTCAGGATTGGTACGGGGGTTTAATCGTCAAACCGCGGCCCGTTTTTCTTTTCTTTTAGCCACTCCTATTACGGCAGGGGCCTGTTTGTTAAAGGCAAAAACTTTTTTAACAACCGGATTAAATCTGAACTCCCTCCTGGGTGTTGCTGTTTCGGCCACTGTAGGTTTTTTAAGTATTAAATATATGATGCAGTATATTCAACGTTACAGTTACCGTGTGTTTGTCGTGTACCGCTTTCTTTTTTCTATCCTGGTGGTTTTGGTTTATTTTTGGAGGAAATAGATGCAGTATTTCTTGTCTTCTGCATCACTTTCTATATAATACTGCATATGCGTACTACCATTACCATTCATGAAGATTTGCTAAAAAAAACCCAACAACTCACCGGGCTCTCTGGATACAGCGAAGCCATTGTTCATGGCTTGCAAGACTATATTACCCTCAAAGAAAAAATAGATTTTCTGGAAGATTTGTTCCGTAAAAAAGCCCCCCATTCTTATAAAAAAATCAAATCCGCACGAAAGAAAAATAAATGGTCTTAATAGACACCAGCGTTTGGATTTCTCTTTTTAGAAAACGAGAATCCGACTTGGGACTCAAGATGTGGTCGCTCCTACATGATAATCTTATCGCGATCTGTGGG from Deltaproteobacteria bacterium encodes:
- a CDS encoding undecaprenyl-diphosphate phosphatase; protein product: MAHWQAVLLGIMQGLGEFLPISSSAHLVITPWLFKFEDPGLTFDVALHFGTLLAILFYFWRDWLELFKAAFSSITKKRAHYTHSEKLFWYILFATIPGAVIGKIFEKQAEELFRSPLLIALTMSLMGILLLVADSVSQKRKSGDQIGFIDACLIGLSQALAIIPGVSRSGVTITSGLVRGFNRQTAARFSFLLATPITAGACLLKAKTFLTTGLNLNSLLGVAVSATVGFLSIKYMMQYIQRYSYRVFVVYRFLFSILVVLVYFWRK
- a CDS encoding type II toxin-antitoxin system VapB family antitoxin, coding for MRTTITIHEDLLKKTQQLTGLSGYSEAIVHGLQDYITLKEKIDFLEDLFRKKAPHSYKKIKSARKKNKWS